From one Sphingobacteriales bacterium genomic stretch:
- a CDS encoding CTP synthase yields MAKFIFVTGGVTSSLGKGILAASLAKLLQSRGLKVTIQKFDPYINIDPGTMNPYEHGECYVTEDGAETDLDLGHYERFLGVHTSQANNVTTGKIYQEVISRERRGDYLGKTVQVIPHITDEIKRRMLLLGNSDQYDIILTEIGGTVGDIESLPFIEAIRQLKWQLPAKDYMVIHLTLVPYLASAKELKTKPTQHSVKELQSYGVQPHIIVCRTEMPLGNERKRKIAEFCNVDYDSVIEALDAETIYDVPLYLKKEKLDEIVLEKFGYTNVPDTDLAEWNDFLQRYKFPKKEITIGLIGKYIELKDAYISIYESFIHAGAKNECKVNVERIHSEEIHKNNLKEKLGHLNGIFVAPGFGQRGMDGKIYAIEYARTNNVPFFGVCLGMQMAVIEFARNMLKLENANSTEMHQNTNYPVIDMMQEQKTIVNMGGTMRLGAYTCKIRENSLAHKIYGETIISERHRHRYEFNNKYLHLFEDHGMIASGFNPDSDLVEIIEIPSHKYFIGVQFHPELKSTILKPHPLFCTFVKACLE; encoded by the coding sequence ATGGCAAAATTTATCTTCGTTACAGGTGGTGTTACCTCTTCTCTGGGAAAAGGCATTCTGGCCGCATCACTGGCAAAACTCCTTCAATCCCGCGGACTTAAAGTGACCATACAAAAGTTTGACCCGTATATCAATATTGATCCGGGTACCATGAATCCTTATGAGCATGGAGAATGTTATGTAACGGAAGACGGTGCTGAAACCGATCTGGACCTAGGGCATTACGAACGGTTTTTAGGTGTTCACACCTCTCAGGCCAATAATGTTACCACCGGAAAAATATACCAGGAAGTTATCAGTCGTGAGCGCCGCGGTGACTACCTCGGCAAAACGGTACAGGTGATACCTCATATCACCGACGAAATCAAAAGAAGAATGCTGCTATTGGGTAATTCAGACCAATATGACATCATTCTTACCGAGATTGGCGGAACGGTCGGCGATATTGAATCTTTGCCCTTTATTGAAGCAATACGTCAGCTGAAATGGCAGTTGCCGGCCAAAGACTACATGGTCATACACCTGACATTGGTTCCATACCTTGCTTCTGCCAAAGAATTAAAGACCAAACCCACTCAGCATAGTGTAAAAGAGCTGCAATCCTACGGGGTACAGCCACATATCATCGTTTGCCGAACAGAAATGCCTCTGGGAAATGAACGGAAGCGGAAAATTGCGGAATTCTGCAACGTAGATTACGATTCCGTTATTGAAGCGCTGGATGCGGAAACGATTTATGACGTTCCGCTGTATCTTAAAAAGGAAAAACTGGATGAAATTGTGCTGGAAAAATTCGGCTATACGAATGTACCGGATACGGATCTGGCGGAATGGAATGATTTCTTACAACGCTATAAATTCCCTAAAAAGGAAATCACCATCGGGTTGATTGGAAAATATATTGAGTTAAAGGATGCCTACATTTCGATTTATGAATCGTTCATTCATGCCGGTGCAAAAAATGAGTGCAAGGTAAATGTGGAACGTATACATTCTGAAGAAATCCATAAAAACAACCTGAAAGAAAAGTTAGGTCATTTAAACGGCATCTTTGTGGCGCCCGGATTCGGGCAGAGGGGTATGGACGGAAAAATATACGCCATTGAGTATGCCCGTACAAACAATGTTCCTTTCTTTGGTGTGTGTTTAGGCATGCAGATGGCGGTTATTGAATTCGCGCGCAACATGCTGAAACTGGAAAATGCGAACTCCACTGAAATGCATCAGAACACCAATTATCCGGTGATTGACATGATGCAGGAGCAAAAAACGATTGTGAATATGGGAGGTACCATGCGTCTAGGTGCCTATACCTGCAAAATCAGGGAAAATTCACTTGCACACAAGATTTACGGTGAAACGATAATATCAGAACGGCACCGTCACCGCTATGAATTCAACAATAAATACCTGCATCTGTTTGAAGATCATGGGATGATTGCCAGCGGCTTTAACCCTGACTCGGATTTGGTGGAAATCATCGAAATACCTTCTCACAAATATTTTATCGGCGTACAGTTCCACCCTGAACTGAAAAGCACGATTTTAAAGCCTCATCCATTATTCTGTACGTTTGTAAAAGCATGCCTGGAATAG
- a CDS encoding TlpA family protein disulfide reductase, producing MKIPKKGYIDFIKEFIEKEENNDIACFALNFFGPFLETEIPYLVDITEKLHNAAPESKYINNWYQSMQRYKESVMAEQQNGLPINTAAPDIVLQNPGGDTIQLSNLEGNIVLLDFWASWCQPCRMENPNVVKLYKAYHAKGLEIFSVSLDANAEQWKKAIAKDGLVWKNHGSDFSGWQSPVAQLYKVTSIPATYLLDKKGMIVAKNLRGTELEAKVKELLANEVPNN from the coding sequence ATGAAAATACCCAAAAAAGGTTACATCGATTTTATAAAGGAATTCATTGAAAAGGAAGAGAATAATGATATTGCCTGTTTTGCGCTTAATTTTTTCGGGCCATTTTTGGAAACGGAAATACCGTATCTGGTGGATATCACTGAGAAATTACATAATGCCGCTCCGGAATCAAAATATATAAACAACTGGTATCAGTCCATGCAGCGATATAAGGAGTCGGTGATGGCGGAGCAGCAAAACGGCCTGCCCATAAATACGGCGGCTCCCGACATTGTTCTGCAAAATCCCGGCGGTGACACGATTCAATTATCCAATCTTGAAGGTAATATTGTCTTGCTGGATTTTTGGGCGAGCTGGTGTCAGCCTTGCAGGATGGAAAATCCAAATGTGGTGAAACTATACAAGGCATATCATGCCAAAGGACTGGAGATATTTTCTGTCTCCCTGGATGCAAATGCAGAGCAATGGAAAAAAGCGATAGCCAAAGACGGTTTGGTTTGGAAGAATCATGGCTCCGACTTCAGCGGCTGGCAGTCACCGGTGGCACAGTTATATAAAGTAACCTCCATTCCGGCTACCTATTTATTGGATAAAAAAGGGATGATTGTCGCTAAAAACCTGAGAGGTACGGAACTGGAAGCAAAAGTGAAAGAATTGCTGGCAAATGAAGTGCCGAATAACTAG
- a CDS encoding L,D-transpeptidase: MWRFSALGPTSTGRKKAITPSGLFHTNFKAKLKISTVNGSWRMPWYFNISNRGGIGLHQYDLPGYPASHSCIRLFQKDAFWIFNWADTWVLNEDETVVVKNGTPVIIFGTYNYESTPPWKEVVSGIDILNLTEEELKMLNEYITKINAGL, translated from the coding sequence ATTTGGAGATTTAGTGCGCTGGGGCCAACCAGCACCGGGCGGAAAAAAGCCATCACCCCGAGCGGGCTGTTTCATACCAACTTCAAGGCAAAACTTAAGATCAGTACCGTAAACGGCAGCTGGAGAATGCCGTGGTATTTCAACATCAGCAACAGAGGGGGAATCGGGCTGCATCAATATGACCTGCCGGGATATCCCGCCAGCCATTCCTGTATCCGTCTGTTTCAGAAAGACGCTTTTTGGATATTCAACTGGGCGGATACCTGGGTGCTGAATGAAGATGAAACAGTCGTTGTAAAAAATGGGACTCCCGTTATTATTTTTGGGACGTATAACTATGAATCCACGCCACCCTGGAAAGAAGTTGTTTCCGGTATAGACATTTTAAATCTTACAGAAGAAGAATTAAAGATGCTGAATGAGTATATCACCAAAATAAATGCTGGATTATAA
- a CDS encoding NAD(P)/FAD-dependent oxidoreductase: MSSPLFQSYKQHPHIEDHYDVICIGSGLGSLTTASILAKRGKKVLICEKHTTPGGFTHVFTRNDYEWDVGLHYVGDMDRKGSLLRVVFEYITDKNLKWADMGEVYDRIVIQGRTYEYVKGLQAWKQRMKEYFPAENDARAIDKYVELLFEVNKTSKGYFMQKALPDFVRFFASSFMSKGYERFYKQTTKEVLDQLTDNEELKAVLSAQFGDYGMPPSKSSFVIHAAVALHYMNGGFYPVGGSEEIFNTIAPGILKAGGNILIGAGVKEILIENGVAKGVVMQDGKIIKSDLVVSGAGVHITYKNLIPETEKVRIRHLEEALKLPQSYGHLSLYIGLKHTSEELQLPKANYWIYPNGTDHDKAIDNYLQDYNNEFPVVYISFPAAKNPKFLEKYPGRSTIEIITVAKYYWFKEWEDTRWKKRGETYDALKEKFAQRLLEHLYKYEPQLRGKVDMYELSTPITTKHFCNYIHGEIYGLDHDPERFAKDFLKPTTPIKNLYLTGQDIVTVGIGGALMSGVLTASSILRSNLINEIVKTAK; encoded by the coding sequence ATGTCCAGTCCATTATTTCAGTCGTATAAACAGCATCCACATATTGAAGATCATTATGATGTAATATGTATAGGCTCAGGATTAGGAAGCCTTACAACAGCATCCATACTGGCTAAAAGAGGGAAAAAGGTGCTGATATGTGAAAAGCACACAACCCCGGGAGGTTTTACACATGTATTCACCCGTAACGATTATGAATGGGATGTTGGACTGCACTATGTCGGTGATATGGACCGCAAAGGCTCCCTGCTGCGGGTGGTTTTTGAATATATAACCGATAAAAACCTGAAATGGGCGGATATGGGGGAAGTGTATGACCGGATTGTCATTCAGGGCAGAACCTATGAGTATGTCAAAGGGCTCCAGGCATGGAAGCAGCGGATGAAAGAATATTTTCCGGCGGAAAATGATGCCCGAGCAATTGATAAGTACGTGGAATTGCTGTTTGAGGTGAACAAGACATCTAAAGGCTATTTTATGCAAAAAGCCCTGCCGGATTTTGTTCGTTTCTTTGCATCCTCCTTTATGAGCAAAGGATATGAGAGATTCTACAAACAAACGACCAAAGAAGTACTGGATCAACTAACCGATAATGAAGAATTAAAAGCGGTGTTGTCAGCTCAGTTCGGTGATTATGGCATGCCGCCGTCCAAAAGCAGTTTTGTGATTCACGCGGCGGTGGCATTGCATTACATGAACGGCGGTTTTTATCCCGTTGGCGGCAGTGAAGAGATTTTCAATACCATTGCACCCGGAATTCTGAAAGCAGGCGGAAATATACTGATTGGAGCCGGAGTAAAGGAAATACTCATAGAAAATGGTGTTGCGAAAGGCGTGGTGATGCAGGATGGAAAAATTATTAAAAGTGATCTGGTGGTAAGTGGCGCGGGAGTGCACATCACCTATAAGAATTTAATTCCGGAAACGGAGAAGGTACGTATCCGGCATCTGGAGGAGGCCCTGAAATTACCTCAGTCCTACGGGCACTTGAGTTTGTATATCGGGTTGAAACATACATCTGAGGAATTGCAGCTCCCCAAAGCCAATTACTGGATTTATCCGAACGGTACCGACCACGACAAGGCGATTGACAATTATCTGCAGGATTACAATAATGAATTTCCGGTAGTGTATATTTCTTTTCCGGCAGCAAAAAATCCGAAGTTTCTGGAGAAATATCCCGGACGTTCCACGATTGAGATCATTACGGTGGCAAAATATTACTGGTTTAAAGAGTGGGAAGATACCCGCTGGAAAAAAAGGGGAGAAACTTATGATGCACTGAAAGAAAAATTTGCTCAACGGTTGCTGGAACATTTGTACAAATATGAACCGCAGTTGAGAGGAAAGGTTGATATGTACGAATTGTCAACCCCAATCACCACCAAACATTTCTGCAATTATATCCATGGCGAGATTTATGGATTAGACCATGACCCGGAGCGATTTGCCAAAGATTTTTTAAAGCCTACCACGCCGATAAAAAATTTATATCTTACCGGCCAGGATATTGTTACCGTGGGTATCGGTGGTGCGCTGATGAGTGGTGTGCTGACGGCTTCTTCCATCCTGCGCAGTAATTTGATTAATGAGATTGTGAAGACTGCAAAATAA
- a CDS encoding DUF4369 domain-containing protein, whose amino-acid sequence MKKGSFKWLMMCCFSFILFSCKQFNGYTIKGSVKNGNELKIFLEDISEQVPVIIDTTIVRDNKFEIKNYSGNGIYRLRFGEDARNSIYLFIQKKDHIRIDADMAQFQQYMVSGSRGSGHIKNLVTASKTKFSDVDSTYNRFKNASETQKDSLKAVYENTQKRLHRFYKGIH is encoded by the coding sequence ATGAAAAAAGGTAGTTTCAAATGGCTGATGATGTGTTGTTTTTCTTTCATCTTATTTTCCTGTAAACAATTCAACGGATATACCATCAAAGGTTCTGTTAAAAATGGCAATGAGCTGAAGATATTTCTGGAAGATATTTCTGAGCAGGTTCCTGTCATTATTGATACGACGATAGTTCGGGACAATAAATTTGAAATTAAGAATTATTCCGGCAACGGGATTTACCGCCTGCGATTTGGAGAGGATGCCCGTAATTCCATTTATTTATTCATTCAGAAAAAGGACCATATCCGTATTGATGCTGACATGGCTCAGTTTCAGCAATATATGGTCAGCGGCAGCAGAGGGTCGGGGCATATTAAAAATTTAGTGACGGCATCCAAGACAAAATTCTCAGATGTGGATTCAACTTACAACAGATTTAAAAATGCATCAGAAACACAGAAAGATTCTCTGAAGGCTGTTTATGAAAATACCCAAAAAAGGTTACATCGATTTTATAAAGGAATTCATTGA